From a single Cyclobacterium marinum DSM 745 genomic region:
- a CDS encoding DUF4097 family beta strand repeat-containing protein, whose protein sequence is MKYNLKHALLLMVLIFAGLSSSKGQQSINKSFSGIEILEIKSGAVEIQYEGQSNLTEVALEAFLGKEENADNDLVMVTLGNTLKIAVNGRTNSNPKNKRYLRLTGPSNIQLLIKSSSGAIYISGINANSHQIEASSGQIKAYDIKGDLTLQASSGNIQLAGLTGNLDCKVTSGNATIEDVIGNMNFKATSGQLKINSLSGLLNAKLTSGNIKLNQVGELGSLEVSSGNIRADNAGLGLNTSMNASSGNIQIYTGSNLSDYNFDLKAGSGNIRVGTQSGKSTVYIDNGKNGTIVGKVGSGNISIQPL, encoded by the coding sequence ATGAAATACAATTTAAAACACGCGTTACTCCTTATGGTCCTGATTTTTGCAGGACTATCATCCTCCAAAGGGCAACAAAGCATCAACAAATCATTTTCCGGTATCGAAATCCTTGAAATTAAATCCGGAGCAGTAGAAATCCAATATGAGGGACAAAGTAATTTAACCGAAGTAGCTTTAGAAGCATTTTTAGGAAAGGAAGAAAATGCCGACAATGACCTTGTCATGGTTACATTAGGTAACACCTTAAAAATTGCTGTTAATGGTAGAACCAATTCAAATCCTAAAAACAAAAGATACCTTAGATTAACGGGCCCATCGAATATTCAATTGCTAATAAAATCAAGTTCCGGGGCAATTTACATCTCCGGAATAAATGCAAACTCCCATCAGATTGAGGCAAGCTCAGGACAGATCAAGGCCTATGACATCAAAGGGGACTTAACTTTACAAGCATCATCAGGAAATATTCAACTGGCAGGCTTAACAGGTAATCTAGACTGCAAAGTTACTTCAGGGAACGCTACAATTGAAGATGTAATCGGAAACATGAATTTTAAAGCTACAAGTGGACAACTAAAAATCAATTCCTTATCAGGCTTATTAAATGCAAAACTCACATCAGGAAATATAAAATTAAATCAAGTGGGGGAATTAGGGAGTCTGGAGGTAAGCTCCGGAAATATCAGGGCAGATAATGCAGGTCTTGGCTTGAACACCAGCATGAACGCCTCTTCAGGGAATATTCAAATTTATACCGGCAGTAATTTATCGGATTATAATTTTGATTTGAAAGCAGGAAGTGGAAATATTAGGGTAGGAACGCAATCGGGTAAAAGCACCGTTTATATAGACAATGGTAAAAACGGAACGATCGTCGGAAAGGTTGGTTCAGGGAATATTTCTATTCAACCCCTATAA
- a CDS encoding ferredoxin--NADP reductase: protein MLFKLFKKKKDDLEKDDHYLTLRIRETVQETSDTVTIYFDQPDPIMDYLPGQFLTIIVEINGKQERRAYSLSTSPFVDPFPGITVKRLEGGLVSNFINDTFVPGKRVTVMKPLGNFTADYHSHNKRKYGMFAGGSGITPIMGIIKSILINEPKSEVNLLYCSRSQDMIIFEKTLKELADKYPGRLNVTHNLTQPKAGWEGASGRLNHEKVSEFFANYFNHFAENQRFFVCGPEGMMETAQESLGRLDVKKEFIHSESFYLEKDENQEDDPIEGVINRPVKILLEGEEYSFDVGPSKTILEAGLDEGLNMPYSCQSGLCTACRGKLLSGTVEMEEDAGLSDNEIKAGYILCCSAKPTSAEVKIQID from the coding sequence ATGCTGTTTAAACTATTTAAGAAGAAAAAAGATGATCTCGAAAAGGATGATCATTACCTTACCCTTAGAATTAGGGAAACTGTCCAAGAAACTTCTGATACTGTAACCATATATTTTGACCAGCCGGATCCCATTATGGATTACCTTCCGGGTCAATTCCTAACCATAATTGTTGAAATAAACGGAAAACAAGAGAGAAGAGCCTATAGCTTGTCGACTTCACCTTTTGTGGATCCTTTTCCGGGTATCACCGTGAAGCGCTTAGAAGGAGGATTGGTGTCAAATTTCATTAATGATACTTTTGTTCCAGGTAAGCGGGTAACTGTCATGAAACCTTTAGGTAATTTTACCGCTGACTACCATTCTCATAACAAGAGGAAGTATGGTATGTTTGCCGGTGGAAGTGGTATTACTCCAATTATGGGGATTATCAAGTCCATATTAATTAATGAGCCTAAGTCTGAAGTGAATTTGCTTTATTGCAGTCGCTCCCAAGACATGATCATTTTCGAAAAGACACTCAAAGAATTGGCCGATAAGTACCCGGGTAGACTAAATGTGACCCATAACCTTACCCAACCCAAAGCCGGATGGGAAGGGGCTTCTGGGAGATTAAACCATGAAAAAGTCAGCGAGTTTTTTGCTAATTATTTTAATCATTTTGCTGAAAACCAACGGTTTTTTGTATGTGGGCCTGAGGGAATGATGGAAACTGCTCAAGAAAGTTTGGGTAGATTGGATGTCAAAAAAGAATTTATTCATAGTGAAAGTTTTTATCTTGAAAAAGATGAAAATCAAGAAGATGATCCTATAGAAGGGGTTATTAACAGACCTGTGAAAATTTTATTGGAGGGAGAAGAGTATTCCTTTGACGTCGGACCGAGTAAAACAATATTGGAGGCCGGATTGGATGAAGGGTTAAACATGCCTTATTCTTGTCAAAGTGGACTTTGTACCGCATGCCGAGGAAAGCTACTTTCAGGAACAGTGGAGATGGAAGAAGATGCAGGTTTAAGTGATAACGAAATAAAGGCCGGATATATTCTTTGTTGTTCTGCAAAGCCCACTAGTGCGGAGGTTAAGATTCAGATCGACTAA
- a CDS encoding DUF4397 domain-containing protein, giving the protein MNTKINYLKKKASEKGKYLFILMLLPFTFSCLDDEGPNNSPYEPTAYVSFYNGTNESSDIQIEVDSTVYDRKSFDFGEFIDYWYFYTGERNFSFVDNGSDQSLLDTAVTLGVEKAYSFFLTETGDDYTTLFIEDSLESPVNGKALVRLVHLASDGPEVNLFQRNHEDAVLESLSFLEATDFVNVDIGETDFILKAVSDNQNELVRLNDIHLREGRIYTVVIRGKLGADSNSADALRLQLIRNYPNY; this is encoded by the coding sequence ATGAATACTAAAATCAATTATTTAAAGAAAAAAGCTTCGGAAAAAGGAAAGTACTTATTTATTTTAATGCTCCTTCCTTTTACTTTTTCTTGTTTGGATGATGAGGGGCCAAACAATTCGCCGTATGAACCAACCGCCTATGTTTCTTTCTATAATGGAACCAATGAATCATCGGATATCCAAATTGAGGTAGACAGCACGGTGTATGATCGGAAATCATTTGATTTCGGTGAATTCATAGATTATTGGTATTTCTACACAGGTGAAAGAAATTTTTCATTTGTTGATAATGGTTCAGATCAGTCCCTACTGGACACGGCTGTAACTTTAGGGGTTGAAAAAGCCTACTCGTTTTTCCTTACGGAGACTGGAGATGATTACACTACCTTATTTATAGAAGATAGTTTGGAGAGCCCTGTGAATGGGAAAGCTTTGGTAAGGTTGGTGCATTTGGCTTCTGATGGGCCTGAAGTAAATTTATTTCAAAGAAATCATGAAGATGCAGTTTTGGAAAGTCTTTCCTTTTTAGAAGCTACAGATTTTGTCAATGTAGACATAGGTGAAACAGACTTTATCCTTAAAGCTGTCTCGGATAACCAAAATGAACTCGTACGTTTAAATGATATTCATCTTAGAGAAGGCAGAATATATACTGTTGTCATCAGAGGAAAATTAGGAGCTGATAGCAACTCTGCTGATGCACTTCGCCTACAATTGATAAGAAACTATCCCAACTATTAA
- the purB gene encoding adenylosuccinate lyase — MKLNPLTAISSVDGRYASKTSPLMAYFSEYALIRYRVKVEIEYFIALCELPLPQLSSVKPEKFEAIRSIERNFTEDDAQAIKDIEKTTNHDVKAVEYFLKDKFTALGLEQVVEFIHFGLTSQDINNTAVPMMYRDGINEVILPALNQVLDKIKSRAEEWSTVPMLAKTHGQPASPTRLGKEFDVFVSRLSSQLDLLSNIPFAAKFGGATGNMNAHYVAFPAIDWNTFANNLVSKNLGLSRSYPTTQIEHYDHFAAHFDGLKRINTILLDFSKDIWQYVAMNYFKQKIKAGEVGSSAMPHKVNPIDFENAEGNLGIANALLEHLAAKLPISRLQRDLTDSTVLRVIGVPLAHMQIAFLSLDKGIDKLELNKAAIEKDLDENWAVVAEAIQTVLRREGFPKPYEALKALTRTNEKITENSIGEFINNLDVAEDIKKELKKITPFNYTGL; from the coding sequence ATGAAACTTAATCCGCTTACCGCAATCTCTTCCGTAGATGGCAGATATGCCTCTAAAACTAGCCCCTTAATGGCGTATTTTTCTGAATATGCATTGATTCGGTATAGGGTTAAAGTGGAGATTGAATATTTCATTGCCTTGTGCGAATTACCTCTTCCTCAATTAAGCAGCGTAAAACCGGAAAAATTTGAGGCTATCCGATCGATAGAAAGAAATTTTACGGAGGATGATGCTCAGGCAATTAAAGACATTGAAAAAACCACCAACCATGATGTAAAGGCTGTTGAATATTTTTTGAAAGATAAATTTACCGCTTTAGGGCTAGAACAGGTAGTAGAGTTTATCCATTTTGGATTAACCTCACAGGATATTAACAATACCGCCGTTCCAATGATGTACAGAGATGGCATCAATGAAGTAATCCTCCCTGCCTTAAATCAAGTACTTGATAAAATCAAATCCAGGGCTGAGGAGTGGTCTACAGTACCTATGTTGGCAAAAACACATGGACAGCCTGCTTCCCCTACTCGCTTGGGAAAAGAGTTTGATGTTTTTGTAAGCCGTCTTTCTTCCCAACTGGATTTATTAAGCAACATTCCATTTGCAGCTAAATTCGGAGGAGCAACAGGAAACATGAATGCCCACTATGTGGCATTTCCGGCAATTGACTGGAACACCTTTGCCAACAATCTGGTTTCTAAAAATCTAGGACTAAGCAGAAGTTATCCAACGACCCAAATTGAACACTACGATCATTTTGCTGCGCATTTCGATGGACTAAAAAGGATTAACACCATTTTACTTGATTTCAGTAAGGATATTTGGCAGTATGTAGCCATGAATTATTTCAAGCAAAAAATCAAAGCAGGCGAGGTAGGTTCATCAGCAATGCCACATAAGGTCAATCCAATAGATTTTGAAAATGCAGAAGGAAACCTGGGTATAGCCAATGCTTTATTGGAACATTTAGCGGCAAAACTCCCTATCAGTCGACTTCAAAGGGATTTGACTGACAGTACTGTTTTACGTGTGATAGGTGTTCCATTGGCCCATATGCAAATTGCCTTCCTTTCATTGGATAAAGGAATAGATAAGCTGGAATTAAATAAAGCTGCGATAGAAAAAGACCTTGATGAAAACTGGGCCGTCGTGGCTGAAGCCATTCAAACAGTACTTAGAAGAGAAGGTTTCCCTAAACCTTATGAAGCACTGAAAGCACTTACCAGAACAAATGAAAAAATCACTGAAAACTCAATCGGTGAATTCATCAATAACCTCGATGTGGCTGAGGACATAAAAAAGGAATTAAAGAAAATTACTCCTTTTAATTATACAGGTCTTTGA
- a CDS encoding alginate lyase family protein yields MNPFKTKFYIFSLLILFGYQSSFAQQSWKEITTIKELYKAYPDLVKGVFDHIDFEHKGLEKVKLAASEEDWVLAANELLAYYRISENAKGLRKTLPRASSETVAVADTILMDVFTIQNVKGKVPLLENGHRDWYYKGPNNDREWAWLSNRHSQLSNVMGAYFQTGNPKYAQYMDLFLRDFILASMPYPAEKKSESIWRGLEVAARVKTWTRVFYGMLESEYISPATRFLILSSLPDHAHYNKNFHGGNNWLTMEISSLATVVAYFPEFKATDEWMDYAVTAMTESMRGQVYPDGVQTELSSHYHNVSLNNFELFKALCDEAGRELPEYFTQTIENMYGYIAKAIRPDGHRILNNDGDRGSDRDYILKAAKKYNKPEWAYLASNGSEGTKPSDGPSYFIPWAGQLISRSGYDAMAHWSFFDIGPWGSGHQHNDKLHLSLSAFGKDFLVDAGRYAYTGEVAEKFRPYALSSKGHNLVLIDGKVQEDGPRLAEKPVDNKRVQLTADFDFASSSFDDFIDLEGQASHNRSLFYVRGEFWVVVDRINTNQPRTISTLWHWHPEADVKQYGDATVGSYPEGSLEIVPVGDASFDIQMIKGQENPEIQGWYSPEYNLYEANVASIYNSEIKDTTTFVWLLIPSKGNAERQISRAKIIRENQNAIELEVYHNGKNYELSIPFEDNSFVKFNKK; encoded by the coding sequence ATGAACCCATTCAAGACCAAATTTTACATTTTTTCACTTCTAATATTATTTGGATATCAATCTTCTTTTGCCCAGCAAAGCTGGAAAGAAATTACCACTATTAAAGAGTTATACAAGGCCTATCCGGATTTGGTAAAAGGTGTTTTTGATCATATCGATTTTGAACACAAAGGGTTGGAAAAGGTAAAGTTAGCCGCTTCAGAAGAAGATTGGGTGCTTGCTGCCAATGAATTGCTGGCTTATTATAGAATTTCCGAAAATGCCAAGGGCCTAAGGAAAACTTTACCTAGGGCTTCATCAGAAACGGTAGCAGTTGCTGATACCATCCTAATGGATGTATTTACCATTCAAAATGTAAAAGGGAAAGTTCCCTTACTAGAAAATGGTCACAGAGATTGGTATTATAAGGGGCCAAATAATGACAGGGAATGGGCTTGGCTCTCAAATCGACATAGCCAACTTTCTAATGTGATGGGGGCTTATTTTCAAACTGGAAATCCAAAATATGCTCAATATATGGACCTGTTTTTAAGGGATTTTATTCTTGCAAGCATGCCTTATCCGGCTGAAAAGAAATCAGAATCAATTTGGAGAGGACTTGAGGTAGCAGCAAGGGTTAAAACTTGGACCAGGGTTTTTTATGGCATGTTGGAAAGTGAATATATCTCACCGGCTACCCGGTTTTTGATTTTGAGTAGTTTACCGGATCATGCTCATTACAATAAAAACTTTCATGGTGGAAACAATTGGTTGACGATGGAAATATCATCTTTGGCCACCGTAGTGGCTTATTTCCCGGAGTTCAAAGCTACTGATGAATGGATGGATTATGCAGTTACCGCCATGACAGAGAGCATGCGAGGCCAGGTCTATCCGGATGGAGTCCAAACCGAATTGTCCTCCCATTACCATAATGTTTCATTGAATAACTTTGAACTTTTTAAGGCTTTATGTGATGAAGCAGGTCGAGAACTTCCCGAATATTTTACCCAAACCATAGAAAATATGTATGGCTATATTGCCAAAGCAATAAGGCCTGATGGACATAGGATTTTGAACAATGATGGAGACCGAGGCAGTGATAGGGATTACATTTTAAAAGCTGCAAAAAAATACAATAAGCCGGAGTGGGCCTATTTAGCCAGTAATGGGAGCGAAGGAACAAAGCCTTCTGATGGTCCTTCCTACTTTATCCCTTGGGCCGGACAATTGATTTCCAGAAGTGGTTATGATGCCATGGCCCATTGGTCCTTTTTTGATATTGGTCCTTGGGGAAGTGGTCACCAACACAATGATAAATTGCACTTGTCTCTTTCCGCATTTGGAAAGGACTTTCTTGTAGATGCAGGTAGATATGCTTATACAGGAGAGGTTGCAGAGAAGTTTAGACCTTATGCCCTAAGTAGCAAAGGTCATAATTTGGTACTAATTGATGGCAAAGTTCAGGAGGATGGTCCTAGATTGGCGGAAAAGCCCGTAGATAACAAAAGGGTACAACTGACAGCTGACTTTGACTTTGCTTCTTCCTCCTTTGATGATTTCATTGATTTAGAGGGACAGGCAAGTCACAATAGAAGCCTATTTTATGTTAGAGGAGAGTTTTGGGTGGTGGTAGATCGAATTAACACAAATCAGCCTAGGACAATAAGCACGTTGTGGCATTGGCATCCTGAGGCAGATGTCAAGCAATATGGGGATGCTACAGTGGGGAGTTACCCCGAAGGTAGTCTGGAAATTGTGCCTGTTGGTGATGCTTCTTTTGATATTCAAATGATCAAAGGGCAAGAGAATCCTGAAATTCAAGGTTGGTACAGTCCTGAGTATAATTTATATGAAGCTAACGTCGCAAGTATTTACAATAGCGAGATAAAGGATACTACTACATTTGTTTGGTTGTTAATTCCATCAAAGGGTAATGCTGAAAGGCAAATAAGTCGTGCTAAAATTATTAGAGAAAATCAAAATGCCATTGAACTTGAAGTATATCACAATGGAAAAAATTATGAGTTATCCATCCCTTTTGAGGACAATAGTTTTGTTAAATTTAATAAAAAATAA
- a CDS encoding SPFH domain-containing protein: MEKTIKPQSGYFMVFVAFCLLALIAFSVFGKVVFLLIPAVLIFAFIISGFFIVEPNKAMVLLLFGSYKGTVKDDGFFWVIPFMTKKKISLRVRNFENKPLKVNDKIGNPVMVGTIVVWQVADTFKASFDVDDYENFVHLQADAAVRKMAGTYPYDNFEDEHAEITLRSGVEDVNKSLEDEISDRLQHAGIKVIEARISHLAYSSEIASAMLQRQQATAIVAARRMIVDGAVGMVEMALEDLKIKGIIDFEDEKKAAMVSNLMVVLCSDKNASPVVNVGTLNQ; encoded by the coding sequence ATGGAAAAGACAATCAAACCCCAATCCGGCTACTTTATGGTATTCGTGGCATTCTGCCTCTTGGCTCTTATTGCTTTTAGTGTATTTGGCAAAGTTGTGTTTCTGCTAATTCCAGCTGTGCTGATTTTTGCCTTTATTATTTCCGGTTTTTTTATAGTTGAGCCTAACAAAGCCATGGTGCTTCTTTTGTTTGGTTCTTACAAAGGAACAGTAAAAGACGATGGGTTCTTTTGGGTGATTCCTTTTATGACTAAGAAAAAAATATCATTAAGGGTCCGAAATTTTGAAAATAAACCCTTAAAGGTCAATGATAAAATAGGTAATCCGGTGATGGTAGGAACGATTGTGGTTTGGCAGGTAGCAGATACTTTCAAAGCCTCCTTTGATGTGGATGATTATGAGAATTTTGTTCATTTACAAGCCGATGCGGCCGTTCGTAAGATGGCAGGTACTTATCCTTACGATAATTTTGAAGATGAGCATGCGGAAATAACGCTTCGTTCCGGGGTGGAGGATGTGAATAAATCTCTTGAAGATGAGATAAGTGATCGGTTACAGCATGCGGGAATTAAGGTTATTGAAGCTAGAATTTCGCATTTGGCCTATTCTTCTGAAATAGCTTCTGCCATGTTGCAAAGACAGCAAGCGACTGCAATCGTTGCTGCCAGAAGAATGATCGTTGACGGTGCTGTGGGAATGGTGGAAATGGCATTGGAAGATTTGAAGATAAAAGGGATTATCGATTTTGAAGATGAAAAGAAGGCAGCCATGGTTAGTAACTTGATGGTGGTCCTTTGTTCAGATAAAAATGCCAGCCCTGTAGTGAATGTTGGTACCTTAAATCAATAA
- a CDS encoding MFS transporter has protein sequence MNENINKSALFNGSCFALITTAFTFSIRAGILPQLGEDFGLSAAQLGFINSMWFLGFPISMIIGGIVYHSFGPKNIMRVAFVAHTLGILLTIYAGGYTTLLISTLFIGFGNGCTEAACNPMIADMYSGVKMNKMLNRFHMWFPGGIMVGALISSFMTGLNLGWEAQMWVTMIPTVIYAVLFFGKTFPKAKVEGATSLLNNFKALFSPVFLFLFVCMAFTAISEFGPQQWVNIILASSGADAMIILAMTTGVMAVARFFAGPVVEKLGQTGVLLTGACLATIGILLFSVVTGPIAYVVAIIFALGVAYFWPVMVGAVAQRVPLSGALGMSIIGGIGMFSTAIFQPIIGGWIDSSRAEKSAEGLSGDALELAAGQATLQNMAFFPILLIVLFTIFFFWQKNSKKTEAVSPA, from the coding sequence ATGAACGAAAACATTAACAAAAGTGCGCTCTTTAATGGGAGCTGTTTCGCACTGATTACCACCGCTTTTACCTTTAGTATTCGTGCTGGAATCCTACCACAGCTAGGAGAAGATTTCGGTCTTTCTGCAGCTCAATTAGGTTTCATTAACTCTATGTGGTTTTTAGGTTTTCCAATTTCAATGATAATTGGAGGCATCGTTTACCACTCATTTGGCCCAAAAAATATTATGAGGGTTGCATTTGTAGCCCATACTCTTGGCATTTTGTTAACAATATATGCCGGAGGTTATACTACATTACTCATTTCAACTTTATTTATTGGATTTGGTAACGGTTGTACTGAAGCTGCATGTAATCCGATGATTGCGGACATGTACTCCGGAGTAAAAATGAATAAAATGTTGAACAGGTTTCATATGTGGTTTCCGGGAGGAATTATGGTTGGAGCACTGATCTCTAGCTTTATGACAGGATTGAATCTAGGTTGGGAAGCACAGATGTGGGTTACAATGATTCCAACAGTAATTTATGCGGTGTTATTTTTTGGCAAAACGTTTCCAAAAGCCAAAGTGGAAGGAGCAACTTCTTTGCTTAACAATTTCAAAGCATTGTTTAGCCCAGTCTTTCTATTTCTTTTTGTTTGTATGGCATTTACTGCTATATCAGAGTTTGGTCCACAGCAGTGGGTAAATATTATCTTAGCAAGCAGTGGTGCTGATGCAATGATCATATTGGCAATGACCACAGGAGTAATGGCTGTTGCCAGATTCTTTGCAGGTCCTGTAGTTGAAAAACTGGGACAAACAGGTGTATTGTTAACCGGAGCCTGCCTAGCCACGATAGGAATATTGCTCTTTAGTGTGGTTACAGGTCCTATAGCATATGTTGTGGCTATTATTTTCGCCTTGGGCGTTGCTTACTTCTGGCCAGTTATGGTTGGGGCAGTAGCTCAAAGAGTCCCTTTAAGTGGGGCTCTAGGCATGTCCATTATCGGGGGGATTGGTATGTTTTCTACCGCTATTTTCCAACCTATCATTGGTGGGTGGATTGATTCTTCACGAGCCGAGAAAAGTGCTGAAGGATTATCAGGAGATGCATTAGAGCTGGCAGCCGGCCAAGCAACTCTTCAGAATATGGCATTTTTCCCAATATTATTAATAGTATTGTTTACCATCTTCTTCTTCTGGCAAAAGAATTCTAAAAAAACTGAGGCAGTAAGTCCTGCCTAA
- a CDS encoding mechanosensitive ion channel family protein, protein MLEEYLKLEFWNNTAKDYLIATGIIVIGILIVRIFKKTLLQKIKSLTEKTSTNFDDYLVAAIEKFVIPALYISIVFFGIRTLSISDGFRYILSNAHKVILAYYIVRLVSSVLILLLKTWVREQENGEEKVKQIGGIILIINVLIWGLGILFLFDNLGYDVTAIVTGMGIGGIAVALAAQNILGDLFNYFVIFFDRPIEIGDFIVIDDKNGVVEKIGIKTTRVKTLSGEQLVIANSDLTSSRIHNYKKMQRRRILFGVGVTYETSNEDLKRIPGILKEIVNHQQPITFDRAHFKEFGDSSLNFEVVYYIEDAAYNTYMDIQQQINFEIFDRFQEMGISIAFPTRTLYVRNENGQKLKIENTSDTEKNQESES, encoded by the coding sequence ATGTTAGAAGAATACCTCAAACTCGAATTCTGGAACAATACGGCGAAAGATTACTTAATAGCGACGGGAATCATCGTTATTGGTATTTTAATCGTCCGAATATTTAAGAAAACATTACTTCAAAAAATTAAATCTCTGACTGAAAAAACATCGACAAATTTCGATGACTACTTGGTAGCGGCAATAGAGAAATTTGTAATACCGGCATTATATATCTCTATAGTATTTTTTGGCATCAGGACCCTTTCAATATCTGATGGTTTTAGGTATATCCTTTCCAATGCACACAAGGTAATTCTCGCTTATTATATTGTGAGATTGGTTTCTAGTGTATTGATATTACTGTTAAAAACTTGGGTAAGAGAACAAGAAAACGGCGAAGAAAAAGTCAAACAAATTGGAGGAATTATCCTAATTATCAATGTATTAATATGGGGCTTAGGTATCTTATTTCTTTTTGACAATTTAGGATACGATGTAACAGCTATAGTTACAGGTATGGGTATAGGAGGTATAGCCGTAGCCTTAGCCGCTCAAAATATACTGGGTGACTTATTCAATTACTTCGTAATATTTTTCGACAGGCCAATAGAAATAGGGGATTTTATTGTGATTGATGATAAGAACGGTGTTGTAGAAAAAATAGGCATAAAAACTACGCGAGTAAAGACCCTTTCCGGTGAACAATTAGTCATTGCAAATAGTGACCTAACAAGTTCAAGGATTCACAACTACAAAAAAATGCAACGTAGACGGATTCTTTTTGGGGTTGGAGTAACCTACGAAACTAGCAACGAGGACTTAAAAAGAATTCCAGGGATTTTAAAAGAGATCGTAAATCATCAACAACCCATTACTTTTGATCGTGCCCATTTCAAAGAATTTGGTGATTCTAGCCTTAATTTTGAAGTTGTTTACTACATAGAAGATGCTGCTTACAATACCTATATGGACATTCAACAGCAAATCAATTTCGAAATTTTTGATAGGTTCCAAGAAATGGGTATTTCTATTGCATTCCCAACACGCACATTGTATGTCAGGAATGAGAATGGTCAAAAGTTAAAGATTGAAAACACCTCAGATACAGAAAAAAATCAGGAATCAGAAAGCTAA